The following are encoded in a window of Salvelinus fontinalis isolate EN_2023a chromosome 40, ASM2944872v1, whole genome shotgun sequence genomic DNA:
- the LOC129838993 gene encoding zinc finger protein 501-like: MSSRSYSPPDKEEVVCWTEKEAFVKEEEEEMDVTIQKQVEGEAVTVKDEEKDVTVKEEADPFRVKEEEDITVKEEEDSVFGVKEEGEMTITLEEEEEVGDLFNTREIRDYRGSSGEPQQPHDADEAEKSPSRPEHLKKHLQRSTGKRTHCCSDCGKRFTSSGIKIHQRTHTEEKPYSCVQCGRSFGQSGQLTKHQRIDTGEKPYSCVQCGKSFGQSGQLTQHQRIHTGEKPYSCDQCGKSFGRSGELTVHQKTHTGEKSYSCGQCGKSFAASSTLTIHQRTHTGEKPYSCGQCGKSFGQSCHLTQHQRTHTGEKSYSCDQCGKTFGRSGELTVHQRIHTGEKPYSCDQCGKRCTTSGSLTLHQRTHTGEKPYSCDQCGKSFTTPGNLTLHQRTHTGEKPYSCGQCGKSFGGSGELKVHQRIHTGEKPYSCGQCGKSFGRSGHLVSHQRTHTGEKSYSCDQCGKRFGQSGELTVHQRTHTGEKPYSCDQCDNRYSDKRSLIKHQKMHT; the protein is encoded by the exons atgagttcacgAAGTTACTCACCTCCTGATAAAGAAGAggtggtctgctggacggagaaagaagctttcgtcaaagaggaggaggaagagatggatgttacaatacaaaaacaagtagagggtgaggctgttactgtgaaagacgaagagaaagacgttacagtgaaagaagaggcagacccgttcagagtgaaagaggaggaggatattacagtaaaagaagaggaggattccgtttttggagtgaaagaggagggggagatgactaTCACattggaagaagaagaggaggttggagatctgtttaacacca gagagatacgggactatcgtggatcctctggggagcctcaacaacctcatgatgctgacgaggcagagaagagtccctCCAGaccagaacacctcaagaaacacctgcagagatccacagggaagagaactcactgctgctctgactgtgggaagagattcacctcatcaggcattaaaattcatcagagaacacacacagaagagaagccttatagctgtgttcaatgtgggaggagttttggtcaatctggccagctgactaaacaccagagaatagacacaggagagaaaccttatagctgtgttcaatgtgggaagagttttggtcaatctggcCAGTTGACacaacaccagagaatacacacaggagagaaaccttatagctgtgatcaatgtgggaagagttttggtagatctggagagctgacagtgcaccagaaaacacacacaggagagaaatcgtatagctgtggtcaatgtgggaagagttttgctgcatctagcactctgactatacaccagagaacacacacaggagagaaaccttatagctgtggtcaatgtgggaagagttttggtcaatcttgtcatctgactcaacaccagagaacacacacaggagagaaatcctatagctgtgatcaatgtgggaagactTTTGGTCGATCTGGAgagctgacagtgcaccagagaatacacacaggagagaaaccttatagctgtgatcaatgtgggaagagatgtactacatctggctctctgactctacaccagagaacacacacaggggagaaaccttatagctgtgatcaatgtgggaagagttttactacaccTGGcaatctgactctacaccagagaacacacacaggagagaaaccttatagctgtggtcaatgtgggaagagttttggtggatCTGGAGAGCTGAaagtgcaccagagaatacacacaggagagaaaccttatagctgtggtcaatgtgggaagagttttggtagatCTGGCCAtctggtatcacaccagagaacacacacaggagagaaatcttacagctgtgatcaatgtgggaagagatttggtcaatctggagagctgacagtgcaccagagaacacacacaggagagaaaccttatagctgtgatcagtgtgacaatagatactctgataaaagatctctgatcaaacatcagaaaatgcaTACATGA